The genomic stretch TGTAGATACAATTAGCCAAACGAAATCTGGTGAAAGTTTACCTCCAGATGAAATTGAACAATGGGTGCAAAAGCGGTTAGCAATGAATTCATTTTTTGAAAAAGCTAATTACCAGCAAATTAATATTAGCCAAAAACTTTTCCCTACTGATTATCAAAAAAATGATGCCCCTGCTGGTAGAGATTTACAAATACGTGGCAGCAATGAATCAAACCCTTTCAGAAATTACACAACTACTTACAATGTAGCTCGGTTGCTTTTAGAAATTGATCAAGGAAAGGCTATTTCAGAAAAATATAGTAGCAGCATGAAGTTGCTTTTAAAAAGAAGTTTACGTCGTAGGGTTTGGAAAAAACAGGAGTTTAATGCTATTGAAGGTTTTTTAGGTGAATCTTTGCCTGAAAATGCTTACTTTGCCTCAAAAATGGGCTGGAATTTTAATACTCGCAATGATGCTGCTGTTATTGGCAGTCCAGATGGCAAACATAAATACATATTAGTAATTTTTGGAGATGATCCTAGCTTTTATAAAGATAAAAAACTTTTTCCAGAATTGTCACGTTTAGTTTATGAACGTATGACAAATTAAAGATTTTTATCTTGAGCATAAATATCCCTGTAATAAATCTAATTATGCAAAACTTGTTTAGATACTTACGAACAAACAAACCCCTACTATTTGGAATATACGGCGCAATTGGTTGCTTAATTGCGGCGATTTTACTAGGAGAACCATTACTGGCCTTAACTAAACTTGCACCATCTTCGCAACAAACTCCCCAAGCAATTGTTTTGTTGATTGATGCTTCTTCCAGTATGAGCGATGGTAAATTAACAGAAGTTAAAACCGCCGCCACGAAATTTGTAGAACGTCGTAACCTAACTCAAGATAAACTTGCTGTAGTCAGTTTTGGATTAGACATTCAAACCGCTACTCCTTTGACTGATAATGCCGACACTCTTGAAAGTGCGATCGCCAGTTTATCAGAAGCTGGTGGTACTCCTATGGCACAAGGCTTAGATGCAGCAATAGGAGAGTTGCAGGCTACATTCCTCAGTCGCAACATCTTATTATTTACCGATGGCGTGCCAGATTCCCAAGCTCTAGCCTCCCTGTCCGCCCAATCTGCGAGAAGTCAGAGAATTAACTTGATAGCAGTTGCGACTGGTGACGCTGACACAAATTATCTAGCGCAACTTACAGCTGATCCTTCTTTGGTGTTTTATGCCAATTCCGGTCAATTTGACCAAGCCTTCCGCAATGCTGAGGCTGCTATTTACAAGCAATTAGTCGAATCTGAAGCAACAGGAGATTACGGTGTAATATACTCTGCCCTACGAACTGGTGGCTGGACAGCTTTTCTGGCGATGGGTATAGCACTAGCTCTGATTATGGGGCAAAACCACTATATGCACCGTCGTCTGTTCACATTTAATCAAGGTAGTGTCAGTACTATAGGCAGTCTAGCGGCTGGTATGGTTGCAGGCGCAACTGGTCAATTACTTTTTTTGCCACTGACAAATGGTATTCCTTATATTGCACTGGTTCAAAGTGTTCTGAATTGGTCAGTTTTTGGTGCTTTATTTACAGGTTTTTTGTCTTTATTTATACGCAGACTCCAAAAACTACAACTATCGAGTGTCTTACTTACTGGCGCTATCGGTGGTGCTTTGGCTGCGGGTGCTTGGCTAATGTCTGCTGCTTATGTAGGAGATATGTTAGCGCGATTTATGGCTGCAATTATTTTTAGTATCTGTATTCGACTATTATCTGGTTCCACCGTATTAAGTTTAGTTGCCTTAATTGCAATAGCCACCTTTGGTCAATTGGTATTTTTATCCATCCCTGGTTTTTCCATCTTAGACACCATTGGCAGAATCATCGGCTGGGCAATTTTAGGCTTATTGGTAGGTGGAGGAACACGCTTTTTTGTCCCAAATCTCAAGCTTGACAAAGCATTATTTGGTGGTAGTATCGGCGGTACTCTAGGAGCTATTGGTTTTTTAGTTGCTGCGGGAGTTTTTGGAGACATCCCTGGTCGTTTATCAGGTGCAGCCATATTAGGTTTTTTCATTGGTTTGATGATTGCTTGGGTAGAACAAGAACAATTAAATCATGAACCGTATCTCTTGGTGCATTGGACATCAACAGAAAAAACATCATTATTACTTGGTGCAAAACCAGTTTTAATTGGTAGCTCTATTGATGCTCAAATACCCTTAAATGCCTCGGAAGGATTTACACCAATTACAGCAAAAATTTATCAAGAAGGAGCCAATATTGTTATGCAATTTGATCCGGAATATGCTGGACGTAAAAATATGAAGCAAACTCTACAAGAATTAAATGTAGGTGATACCCGCAAGCTTGGTAACATCACCATAGAAGTGAAAGCTGCTACTAATCAGTAAATATGAGAAAAATTTAATAGTATTACCAGTATTTTATAACGATGAGGTTTATTCAGTGAAGCACAAGTCTCATGGTGAAATATAGATTTTCTTTGAAAGTGAAAGGTGAGGATTCTGAATACTCATATTTTTTAGACTTAACTCCCAATCAAGAAAATATGCCTCAGCAAGTTTTTAGTTCACAAATTCGTGAGGATATCCGTTTAAATCTTCAAAATCAAACTCTATGTGCCATCAAAGACTTTCATCTAAATCAAATTATCAACACTTGGATACAAGATATTAAAGAAGGTTATCGAGATAGTACTCTTACCTTGCAATTACCTTTATTAATTGAAGCGGGAATTGCCCAGATAAATGAACAAGGAAATCAAGAAAATCCTCATGTGGTTAATCCTGATTTATCAAACATAGAACCTGTGTGGGGAATGTTACCACCATTAAATTTTTCTTAAGTCATTTGATGAAATTGTCAGCGTAATTACAAAATATTTAATATCAGGAAAATCACCATGAGCAATGTGCTAAACGTATCTATTACCCCTCACAGGGAATTTATGCCTGCGGAAACTGAGGGACAAAAGCTATTTCTGATGCTGAAACTGCGCCCAACAAAAGAAGTTGCAGTTTCTCGTCCACCTACTACCTTTGCTTTTGTCATTGATACTAGTGGTTCCATGTATGAAATAGTTACAGGAGAAACAACGCCTACAGGTGTGACTTATACCCAAGATGCTAAGGAATATAGCCAGGTGACAGGGGGTAAATCAAAAATTGATATTGTCATCGAGTCTTTGTTAGCACTGGTGCGTTCTGGCAGATTAGAAGCAAGCGATCGCGTGGCGATTGTCCAGTTTGATGATACAGCTTCCCAGATTATTGACTTGACCCCAGCGACGCAAGTTAGTCAATTAGAAAATGCGATCGCTCAACTTCGCAGTTTTTCTGGTGGTACTCGCATGGGCTTGGGTTTGCGTCGCGCTTTAGATATGCTTAGTGGTCAGGATATGGCTGTCCGACGTACCCTACTGTTCACAGATGGTCAAACTTTTGATGAAGATATCTGTCGGGCGCTCGCATCAGATTTTGCTACTAAAAATATCCCGATTACCGCCTTGGGAGTTGGTGAAGACTTCAAAGAAGATTTACTTTCTCATCTGAGCGATTCTACAGGTGGAACCCTATTTTATGTAGTTCCGGGAAACGCTGTTGGTACTCAAGTTTCTATTTTAGATTTACCAAATAGAATTATTGCCGACTACATTCAGGCACAGAAAGAAGTTATTACTAACTTAGCTTTAACAGTCAAAACTGTTAAAGGTGTAGAATTGAACCGCATTGTTCGCGCCTATCCCACTCAAGCAGAATTTTCTCTTACTCAAGAATCTTATCCCATTGGCAATGCAGCTGCCGGTGATGAAACAATCTTCATCCTCGAATTCCGCATGAATAGCCGTCCTGCATCCCGTGTCCG from Trichormus variabilis 0441 encodes the following:
- a CDS encoding vWA domain-containing protein; protein product: MQNLFRYLRTNKPLLFGIYGAIGCLIAAILLGEPLLALTKLAPSSQQTPQAIVLLIDASSSMSDGKLTEVKTAATKFVERRNLTQDKLAVVSFGLDIQTATPLTDNADTLESAIASLSEAGGTPMAQGLDAAIGELQATFLSRNILLFTDGVPDSQALASLSAQSARSQRINLIAVATGDADTNYLAQLTADPSLVFYANSGQFDQAFRNAEAAIYKQLVESEATGDYGVIYSALRTGGWTAFLAMGIALALIMGQNHYMHRRLFTFNQGSVSTIGSLAAGMVAGATGQLLFLPLTNGIPYIALVQSVLNWSVFGALFTGFLSLFIRRLQKLQLSSVLLTGAIGGALAAGAWLMSAAYVGDMLARFMAAIIFSICIRLLSGSTVLSLVALIAIATFGQLVFLSIPGFSILDTIGRIIGWAILGLLVGGGTRFFVPNLKLDKALFGGSIGGTLGAIGFLVAAGVFGDIPGRLSGAAILGFFIGLMIAWVEQEQLNHEPYLLVHWTSTEKTSLLLGAKPVLIGSSIDAQIPLNASEGFTPITAKIYQEGANIVMQFDPEYAGRKNMKQTLQELNVGDTRKLGNITIEVKAATNQ
- a CDS encoding vWA domain-containing protein; this translates as MSNVLNVSITPHREFMPAETEGQKLFLMLKLRPTKEVAVSRPPTTFAFVIDTSGSMYEIVTGETTPTGVTYTQDAKEYSQVTGGKSKIDIVIESLLALVRSGRLEASDRVAIVQFDDTASQIIDLTPATQVSQLENAIAQLRSFSGGTRMGLGLRRALDMLSGQDMAVRRTLLFTDGQTFDEDICRALASDFATKNIPITALGVGEDFKEDLLSHLSDSTGGTLFYVVPGNAVGTQVSILDLPNRIIADYIQAQKEVITNLALTVKTVKGVELNRIVRAYPTQAEFSLTQESYPIGNAAAGDETIFILEFRMNSRPASRVRIAQLGLTYDIPGQNRRGELPPQNLVVQFVAGQGGATQVDQEVMDYVQQCNISNLVNQATKIADRDPQKAEELLETARRMTVRIGNKEMEESLNGAQQELRKTRQISAGTRKTVKMGAKGKTVKIGSDINDELSEEEMRKLTGT